CTCCTACGCGGGGTACAGGGTCACGATCGACCAGCGGGGACACGTCAGGCTGGTCCGGGTCGGCGACACGGTCCCGTAGCCCGCGAGCGGTCGAACCCGCGCGGCGACCGGTCAACGTATTTCCCGGTCGCCCTCCAACGGGGACACATGGCCCTTCCCAGCTACTCCGAGTACTGGAACGAGATCGAGCCGAGCCTGCTGATCCTGGTCGGATTCGTGCTGTTCGTCTTCCCCGAGCCGGCCACGTCCGTGCTCGGCGCGGGACTCCTGCTGCTCGGCGCGTCGTGGTGGTTCTACGAGTGGGAGCGGTGACCTCCCCGCCGGCTCGGCGCGCCCTCCGCCACCCGATCGAGACGTATTAGGACGTACCCTGTCCACAAGGAATGGTAGGCGTATTCTGATAAGAACTGGGTGACAACGTTCAGGTGATGAGCGCCGAGACGCGCGCGACGCCGCCCGGAGGGAGTCGATGAGCGACGGGACCCCACTCGACAGGGCGATGACACTGGCGGAGATGGCACCCCACGCGTCCGTGACCGTCGGCGTCCTCGCGGGACGCGAGGAGGCGTTCCCCGAGGGACGACTGCACCGTCCCCCCGTCGCGCGCCTCGACGGGACCGAGGCGCCGGCCTACGTCCTGACGAACGAGAAGCGCGGTATCGGCCTGGGGACCAAGCGCAACACGACGAAGCCGGCCGGCGACCGCGGAACCGTTATCGTCGTCACGGACCGTCGCACCCTCTGTCTGGTCGGCGGGGCCGAGGAAGACAGCGTGGTCGAGGTGCCACACGACGCGGTCGTCGCCGCCTCGTACCACACGGGCCTGCTCGCGAATCGATTCGTCCTCCGGACGCCGCGCAAGCAGTACCACTGCTGGGCCAAGCGGTCGACGAACGAATCGCTGCTCGCGGCGGCCGCGGAGTACGTCGAGGAGCGCACGACGGAGGCGCCCGAGGAGATCGAGGCCGACGACGGCGCCAACCAGCTGACCTACCGTGGCCAGCCGATAAGCCGCGAGAACCACCCCGGTGTCCCCGACGAGCCGCCGGCGGAAGACGACGCCCCCGGGGACGGAACGGGTCGGACGGACGGCGCCGAGAGCGACGACGGACGCTCCGACTCGGCGATCCAGTACCGCGGGAAACCGATCGATCGGTCCGGGGAGTGACGCCGCAGACGGATCGGGCGGGCGTCGCCGTCAGTTCGTCGTCGCGACGGACTCCTCGTCGGCCATCGCCAGCACGTCGTCGAAGAAGCTCTTCGAGTCGTTGGGGCCGGGGTTGGCCTCAGGGTGGTACTGGCGGGTGATGATGTCGAGTTCGTCGTTCTCCAGACCCTCGGGGGTGTCGTCGTTGACGTTGATCTGGGTGACTTCGAGGTTGTCGCCGGGGTCGGCGACGGTGTAGCCGTGGTTCTGGGTGGTCATGACCACGCGGTCGGTCCGCAGGTCGCGGACGGGCTGGTTGACGCCGCGGTGGCCGAACTCCATCTTCTCGGTCTCGCCGCCCAGCGCGTTGGCGACGACCTGCTGGCCGAGACAGATGCCCGCGATGGGCTTCTCGCCGACGAAGTCGTCGACGAGTTCGTTGGCCTCCTCGAAGTTCTCCGGGTCGCCCGGGCCGTTCGAGACGAAGAGCACGTCGGGGTCCAGCTCGGCGACCTCCTCCTCGGTGGTGTCGTGGGGCATGAGGTGGACCGTCGCGTCGCGCTCGACGAGCGAGGAGACGATCGAGCCCTTCGCGCCGCAGTCGATGAGCGCCACGTCGGGCCCGTCGCCGTCCTCGTTGTAGACGACGGTCTCGGGCGTGGTGACCTGGTCGCCGATCTCCGTGTGGTCGCTCATGTGCTCGCACTGCTCGAGCTCGTCGAGCGCGTCCTGCTCGGTCACGTCCTCGCCCGCGGCGATGCCGCACTTCATCGCGCCGGAGTCGCGGATCTCCGTCACGAGGTCGCGGGTGTCGAGCTTGTCGACGGCCGGGACGCCCTCCTCCTCGAGCCACTCCACCACGTCCTCGGTCAGGTCGCGGGCGACGACGCCGCGCGGGTGGACCCGGTCGGACTCGAAGCGCTCCTCTCGAACCCCGTAGTTGCCGATCAGCGGATAGGAGAACGTGAGGATCTGCTCCTCGTAGGAGGGGTCGGTGAGACTCTCCTCGTATCCGGTGTAGGCTGTCGTGAAGACCAGTTCCCCGCGAGTCGTGCCCGGAGAGCGCGCGCGCGCCTCGACGACGCGTCCGCCCTCCAGTGCCACGTAGGCGTCCGTCATTACGAGATGCGTATACCACCTCCGTGCATAAGCCTTGCTTTCGAAGCCAGGTTACGAAATTCGTAACGGTCAAGTGGGGTGGTGCGGAAGGTGGAGATATTCGATGGACGACCTCGACCGGGAGATCCTGAACATCCTCCGCAGGGACGCGCGAACGCCGTACACGGAGATCGCCGACGACGTGGGGACCTCCGAGGGGACGGTCCGCAACCGCGTGGAGTCGCTGGTCGACGACGGCGTCATCGAGCG
The window above is part of the Halosimplex rubrum genome. Proteins encoded here:
- a CDS encoding PH domain-containing protein; amino-acid sequence: MSDGTPLDRAMTLAEMAPHASVTVGVLAGREEAFPEGRLHRPPVARLDGTEAPAYVLTNEKRGIGLGTKRNTTKPAGDRGTVIVVTDRRTLCLVGGAEEDSVVEVPHDAVVAASYHTGLLANRFVLRTPRKQYHCWAKRSTNESLLAAAAEYVEERTTEAPEEIEADDGANQLTYRGQPISRENHPGVPDEPPAEDDAPGDGTGRTDGAESDDGRSDSAIQYRGKPIDRSGE
- the carA gene encoding glutamine-hydrolyzing carbamoyl-phosphate synthase small subunit, giving the protein MTDAYVALEGGRVVEARARSPGTTRGELVFTTAYTGYEESLTDPSYEEQILTFSYPLIGNYGVREERFESDRVHPRGVVARDLTEDVVEWLEEEGVPAVDKLDTRDLVTEIRDSGAMKCGIAAGEDVTEQDALDELEQCEHMSDHTEIGDQVTTPETVVYNEDGDGPDVALIDCGAKGSIVSSLVERDATVHLMPHDTTEEEVAELDPDVLFVSNGPGDPENFEEANELVDDFVGEKPIAGICLGQQVVANALGGETEKMEFGHRGVNQPVRDLRTDRVVMTTQNHGYTVADPGDNLEVTQINVNDDTPEGLENDELDIITRQYHPEANPGPNDSKSFFDDVLAMADEESVATTN